NNNNNNNNNNNNNNNNNNNNNNNNNNNNNNNNNNNNNNNNNNNNNNNNNNNNNNNNNNNNNNNNNNNNNNNNNNNNNNNNNNNNNNNNNNNNNNNNNNNNNNNNNNNNNNNNNNNNNNNNNNNNNNNNNNNNNNNNNNNNNNNNNNNNNNNNNNNNNNNNNNNNNNNNNNNNNNNNNNNNNNNNNNNNNNNNNNNNNNNNNNNNNNNNNNNNNNNNNNNNNNNNNNNNNNNNNNNNNNNNNNNNNNNNNNNNNNNNNNNNNNNNNNNNNNNNNNNNNNNNNNNNNNNNNNNNNNNNNNNNNNNNNNNNNNNNNNNNNNNNNNNNNNNNNNNNNNNNNNNNNNNNNNNNNNNNNNNNNNNNNNNNNNNNNNNNNNNNNNNNNNNNNNNNNNNNNNNNNNNNNNNNNNNNNNNNNNNNNNNNNNNNNNNNNNNNNNNNNNNNNNNNNNNNNNNNNNNNNNNNNNNNNNNNNNNNNNNNNNNNNNNNNNNNNNNNNNNNNNNNNNNNNNNNNNNNNNNNNNNNNNNNNNNNNNNNNNNNNNNNNNNNNNNNNNNNNNNNNNNNNNNNNNNNNNNNNNNNNNNNNNNNNNNNNNNNNNNNNNNNNNNNNNNNNNNNNNNNNNNNNNNNNNNNNNNNNNNNNNNNNNNNNNNNNNNNNNNNNNNNNNNNNNNNNNNNNNNNNNNNNNNNNNNNNNNNNNNNNNNNNNNNNNNNNNNNNNNNNNNNNNNNNNNNNNNNNNNNNNNNNNNNNNNNNNNNNNNNNNNNNNNNNNNNNNNNNNNNNNNNNNNNNNNNNNNNNNNNNNNNNNNNNNNNNNNNNNNNNNNNNNNNNNNNNNNNNNNNNNNNNNNNNNNNNNNNNNNNNNNNNNNNNNNNNNNNNNNNNNNNNNNNNNNNNNNNNNNNNNNNNNNNNNNNNNNNNNNNNNNNNNNNNNNNNNNNNNNNNNNNNNNNNNNNNNNNNNNNNNNNNNNNNNNNNNNNNNNNNNNNNNNNNNNNNNNNNNNNNNNNNTCAACCaaagaaatgatgaaaaattatgataatgatGTCATATTTCTTCACaagcaatttttgtaatatgctTAGACTTTGTTACTTGATCACCTAATTTTTCCAGGAAGATTATCGGCGCCCGATATTACATCAAGGGTTATGAAGCATACTACGGGCCGCTGAACAGAACACTGGATTATCTCTCCCCTCGAGACATGGACGGTCACGGGACCCACACATCTTCCACGGTGGGTGGCCGGAGGGTTAACAGTGTCTCCGCCCTTGGAGGGTTCGCCTCAGGTACTGCCTCAGGCGGCGCCCCACTGGCTCGCCTGGCAATTTACAAAGTCTGCTGGGCTATTCCAGGCCAAGGCAAAGAAGGCGGCAACACCTGCTTCGAAGAAGACATGCTCGCCGCTATTGATGACGCCATTGCCGACGGGGTTGACGTTTTGAGCATTTCAATCGGAACCAGGGTGCCCGTAGGTTACGATGAGGATGGCATAGCAATCGGGGCGCTTCACGCCATCAAGAAAAACATCGTGGTGGCCTGCAGCGCTGGAAATTCAGGGCCTGCCCCGTCTACCTTGTCTAATCCTGCTCCCTGGATTATTACGATCGGTGCAAGCAGCGTGGATAGGAAATTTTCAGCACCGGTTGTTCTTGGAAATGGCGTCAAGATTATGGTAGTTTTTTCACTACTTTATAAATCAgccattattttttgtaaacaaTTGGATCAGTTCTTGTAAGACGAATGTCTGATTTCGCAGGGCCAAACTGTAACTCCATATAAACTGGAAAAGAAGCTGTATCCATTAGTTTATGCAGCTCAAGTAACCAACTCTGATGTGCCCAATAACATATCCGGGTTCTCTCTCCTTTTCAAGTTCATCATCTTTTTGTTGAAGAAATAATagatcattaaaattatttaatatatattaattggattCTGCAGGCAATGCTTACCTGGATCTCTTTCTCCTGAGAAGGCCAAGGGAAAGATCGTGCTGTGTTTGAGAGGAAACGGAACCAGAGTTGGAAAAGGTATGGAGGTAAAAAGGGCTGGAGGGATCGGTTTCATCTTGGGCAATAGTAAAGCAAATGGGGACGAGTTAGCAGCTGATGCCCATCTTCTTCCCGCCACTGCTGTTAATTACGGAGATGCTCTCAAGATTCTTAACTACATCGAATCTGCGAAAGCCCCAAAGGCGCATATTGAACGTGCTAAGACGGTGTTAGGTGCCCAACCAGCACCATTCATGGCTGCTTTCTCCAGCAGAGGTCCCAACACGATTTCACCTGATATTCTAAAggtaattaagttaattttgagTAGCAATGGGCAATTATTTAACTCAATGTGGATGCTAAGTATATGGTTTGTTCACCAGCCGGATATCACGGCTCCAGGGCTAAATATATTGGCAGCATGGAGCGAAGCATCTTCTCCAACAAAGATGGCAGAAGATCATCGAGTTGtgaagtataatattttgtccGGCACGTCCATGTCTTGCCCGCATGTGGCCGCGGCATCTGCTCTTCTCAAGGCCATACACCCCAGTTGGAGTAGTGCTGCCATAAGATCTGCTCTAATCACCTCTGGTATTTACATCTAtcattaagataaaaatagaGCTGGAATTCTCATcctcaatcataattattcatttgcaGTGAAAATCTTATGATTTGTCTTGCAGCCGGGCTGAATAACAATGAGCATAACCTCATCACTGATGCATCCGGCAATTCAGCAGACCCTTTTCAATTTGGTTCCGGTCATTTCAGACCCACAAAGGCTGCTGATCCAGGTCTTGTATACGACGCCTCCTACAAAGACTATCTTCTCTTCCTATGCAGCAGTGGATCCAAAAGTCTTGATTCTTCCTTCAAGTGCCCGAAAAATTCACCGTCTCCAGTTAATCTCAATTATCCATCCCTTGCAATACCCAAACTCAATGGCAGCGTTTCTGCTATTAGGACAGTAACGAACGTGGGCGGCAGCAATAGTGTTTATTTCGTCAGTGTAAAACCTCCACCAGGAATCTCCGTCAAAGTATCACCTCCCATTCTCTTCTTCAACCGTGCTGGGCAGAAGAAAAGCTTCACCATAACCGTAAAGTTAGATAACGGTATTACAGCTGACAGCATTGAGAAGGACAAGTATGCATTTGGATGGTATACATGGTCCGACGGAATTCACAATGTCCGAAGTCCCATGGCAGTTTCAGTAGCCTAGTTTTCTGTTTCAAAGTTTTTCAGGCGGATATCTGAGAAGCATTGACTGTATAGGTTTTACTTACACCGCAActccaataaaatttaaagataaaacTATCGTGACAGTATTGAGTCCATTGATTGGGACCTCATTCCATATTTATTGCAACAtagaagaaacaaaagcaaCTGATGTTAACAGAGTGGATGACAAATATAACAACATGATTAAACAACAATTAGCTCCGCTGGACTATAATacttgttaaataaaattgagatgtaCAATCAGCCGATGCTTTCAgattcaaatttgttttcaaacaatgaattAGTGTTAGTGATGGCAATAGAATGGATTTGCTTGGATCCAGACTTGCCCCGATTGGGAACACCCATCCCCACCCTGactttgtttttactttttataatttatttaaattagttaataatatataattggtataattatttatattcatatagaTATCTAAATGTTGAAGTTAAATCTTAGTATATCAATATTgtattatgttttaattttatttttcaatttaataaaacaccCTCAAActtgaagaaacaaaaagggcTCATtttatattagcaaaaaagacataattatcaatttgaGTGCAAAATTGGGAGAAGAAcagcaggaaaaaaaaaaaaaaaaagttatcttGCACTCACGATTCGTGATACACGCCTTTCGTtagtttttagaaaaatcgGAGCAAAAACACGCACGCCTTTCgttagtttttaaaaaaatgggaaTTCTGCTCAGGGTTTTACAAAATAGGgggttttttaaaatacttggGGTTGGTTTAgccatttttaaaaaacaaagggaGTAATATGGAATTTGGCCATTCTTTTCccctccaaaaaaaataatttaaaaatcaaaattacaatttaaattatttgaaaaccaaaatttcataaatggcCGTGTTTGAATATCAAAATTGTATTCATCCCGAATAATTGATGTGAGTGATTGTCAGATGGAAGCAAAACCTGAGAGGAAGAAATCTGGGTATCTATTAAGGGTTTTTGGGCTTCGACTTTGGGctattctaattaaatataatccATTTGAAAAGTAATCAGCCCAAAACTTAGTCTGGCCAGAATTGGGTCCGTCTccaatttcaaacaaaaagtGATAATatggggaaaagaaaaaaaaaaaaactaaaattctGTGCTTTACATTCAAGAGCGTCTAGaattacttcaatttttttaattacaccTTGCATTGACCCCAACTATTAGTAGACCCGTATgcaacaatatataaaattatacatatccgtttcaattaaaaataataatttcgactttcttattattatacaaagaCTTTTGACAttcaattatcaataaataaagtacGGGTGATTTAGATATGATTTAGAAGTTGACTAAATGGTGTTATCCATGAAATGGTAtgatttagaataaataaatgatcaagTCAATtatcaatgaaaaaaaagcattattgaataaataaatgatcaagTCAGAATGCTGTTGGTGATGAAATGGTATGATTTAGAAGTTGACTAAGGAAtgtaattagattaattaaagtaCAGAATCTGAATTTTTAGTCTGCAAGCGGCAAACATTTTAATGTTTCCGAGGAAACTACTTCTGAGAAGATGAAATAAATCTGAATTGTATCAAGTATAAACCTTAAATTAAACATCCTTAAAGTGGGCAAGTTggacttttataaaataaagaattaaaattaaatcatggTGATCAGTTTAATTTACAAGTTAAAGGAATTATTCAACCTTGATTTGTGAGAAGCTGAAATAGTCTAATGAATAGCTTTTTTCTACTCCATATGGGAATGAAGGCATGAATCCCACTCCGTAcgtttcaaatatataattaagatagTTCTATGCCTAGAATTGTATATAAATCTTGACGAACCAGCTGGAAGAATAATAAGGCAAGTTGGTTCGAGTTCAGGAAGAATGAACAATCAGTACTATGTCGTCCTCATTGTATCCCTTCTAATTCTACTTGTCAATGTCTCAACTTCATCTGCTCAACGACAGGTTTTgctttttatcataattattgattctACCAGCATAGCCACCTATTAAGGTTTGAGGTACGTACTGATCGATCAAGTCTTTAATTTGCCACAGGTGTACATAGTTTACCTGGGAGAGCATCGGCATAGCCATAGTCATAGCGGGAAGCAAACATGGGAAGAAATAGAAGAGATGCACCACTCGTATTTGCAGGCTGTGAAGGGGTCCAAGGAGGAAGCAAAAGCCTGCATTATTTACAGCTACAAGAACGTCATCAATGGCTTCTCGGCCTTGCTCACCCCTCAAGAAGCCGCTACAATATCAGGTGCTAGCTAGCTTGCCtgtaaaaggaaaattctaatttagaCCAAATTTCActtgtatttaaataaattatatggcaagtgtaatatatttactgtgtgtataattcagaaaaagtgatgaattatatgaaaaatatatcacgcttgttttttaattgatttgtataaaaaaaatactgtaattaaaattataggatgaAATGGTAgtgtattaaatttgttggtttaatttaattgttggGCAGAGATGGAGGGTGTGATTTCAGTGTTCCATAGCCACCCCACAAAGTCAAGGCTTCACACAACCAGATCATGGGATTTCATGAGCTTGCTCGAAGCTAATTGGGATGCTACACGACAACCTATTAATCCAGGCCGATTCTTGCGTAGAGCTGGATATGGCAAGAATGTCATTGTTGGGGTATTGGATAGtggtaattaatataaatgcgcatataaataaaaaaataattgaataagatatatatataacaatttactaTGATCCTTTtctgttattttataatttgtaatagtgaaaaaattttatctaaattataatCTTAATTCTTTCATCAGGCGTGTGGCCAGAGTCTCAGAGCTTCAATGATGAGGGGATGGAACCTATTCCATCATCGTGGAAAGGGATTTGCGAGAGTGGTGTGGCTTTCAATTCTTCTCATTGTAATAGgtgtatttttattctaatttcaataataattctttgcattaaatgcatttttttgttttgtaactTAGCTTATTTGATGTTTCGTCCTTTAATTcttggttttatattttttttaatatttgtaattttaattattattcaccaCGTACGGTgccatttgaaaaaaaagaagaaagagaatcTAAGAGTTGGCATATTATTTGACAGGAAACTGGTAGGAGCGCGCTACTATTTGAAAAGTTACGAGGCCAATTTCGGGCCCCTTGACCCGAAACTGGACTTCCGATCACCGAGGGACATCAATGGTCACGGTACTCACACGTCATCAACCATAGGTGGCAGGAGAGTCCGCAATGCCGCCGCAATAGGGGGTTTTGGCTACGGAACCGCCACCGGGGGCGCCCCACTGGTGCGTCTAGCCATCTACAAAGTCTGTTGGCCAATTCCAGGACAAACACCGGTGGAAGGAAATACATGCCTGGATGACGACATGCTTGCCGCTTTTGACGACGCCATCGCCGACGGGGTTCAAGTGATAAGTGTTTCAATTGGGAGGAACACTAGCACGCCCTACATCCAGGATGGTATTGCCATTGGATCGTTGCATGCCGTGAAGCGTAACATTGTGGTAGCTTGTAGTGCTGGGAACTCAGGTCCTACGCCGTTTACCGTCACGAATGTTGCTCCCTGGATCATCACTGTTGGAGCGAGCAGCATAGATCGGGTCTTTTCGTCACCTGTCCTGCTTGGAAACGGCGCCCAAGTACAGGTTTGTATATAGTAATTCCTTtttaagatgaaaaataaggGACAATTAAGACAGTATTTTGCATAAGTGTTTGATATACTATAAAAGtatgcataaattttgaaaagtaacattaaagttatattttatattacaaagTTCCTCACTAGTAAATTCTTCTAATTGATATCATTAGGGACAATCAATCACTCCATTCAAGAAGGGGACGTATCCCCTTGTAAAACATATATGACATCTCacatgtatgtgtaatttagaattttattctcTTCTCCAGAATATGTGGATGAGGCACTACTTTaccatacaaaattaattttaaacaactaaagataaagaaaacaaaagccaTGCAAGCATGCTGCTTGTTGCTTATTCATATGTAGTAAGTAGTAGGGTAGGTAATAGGAGCAGATTGAACTGGAGAAGCATGCTCCATCAACAGGACTTGAAATGACAATTACACcgtcaaattaataaatccgtCGAGGGTTGTGTTTAGAATCCTCCCTAATGTGGCGTCAACCACAATGTCGAGAGCTCGGAGGGTTGAGGTAAGTAAGCCGGTGGTGGTGGAAAGCACAGGGCATATGGTGGCGTTCAACGGAAGTTGAACAGTGACAACACATGGAATTGTGGGAATGCCAGCTACGAGCGAAATTAAACGAGGAACGGTAATGCTGAACGATCCGGTGGTATTGGTGGTGGATTGGCCGACGGTGGTGCTGACACCCAGAAGATTGGTGCAATTCAGCTTAACAACAGTCCCATTAACGCCTTGGCCAGGGCAGTTTCCGGTGGATGTGCAACAAAGTCGGCCGTTGACAACCAGGCCGGGCAAGAGCTGGCCGTGGCCGTGGGTGGTGAAGAGGAGGAGAGCCACGATAAAAAGGGCGGAAGTGCAAGTAGAAGCCATTCGGAGCTTTGAGGTTTATGTGTTGTAGTACTTCTTTACTTCTCTACTTTGTTGAGTTTGAATGCAAGGATTGAAGTcctatttatacaattttatcgAGTTTCTAGCTCAGATTAAATTTCACTAAATATGAACCAATCACAGAAAAAATGTACcatgattgaaattttttttttccatgcagaaatatttttagcaAGTTGAAGTAGGAGTTGGAGTTTGGGTTGCTCTATGTGTACTACTC
This genomic window from Sesamum indicum cultivar Zhongzhi No. 13 linkage group LG12, S_indicum_v1.0, whole genome shotgun sequence contains:
- the LOC105175651 gene encoding subtilisin-like protease SBT5.6 — encoded protein: FSRKIIGARYYIKGYEAYYGPLNRTLDYLSPRDMDGHGTHTSSTVGGRRVNSVSALGGFASGTASGGAPLARLAIYKVCWAIPGQGKEGGNTCFEEDMLAAIDDAIADGVDVLSISIGTRVPVGYDEDGIAIGALHAIKKNIVVACSAGNSGPAPSTLSNPAPWIITIGASSVDRKFSAPVVLGNGVKIMGQTVTPYKLEKKLYPLVYAAQVTNSDVPNNISGQCLPGSLSPEKAKGKIVLCLRGNGTRVGKGMEVKRAGGIGFILGNSKANGDELAADAHLLPATAVNYGDALKILNYIESAKAPKAHIERAKTVLGAQPAPFMAAFSSRGPNTISPDILKPDITAPGLNILAAWSEASSPTKMAEDHRVVKYNILSGTSMSCPHVAAASALLKAIHPSWSSAAIRSALITSAGLNNNEHNLITDASGNSADPFQFGSGHFRPTKAADPGLVYDASYKDYLLFLCSSGSKSLDSSFKCPKNSPSPVNLNYPSLAIPKLNGSVSAIRTVTNVGGSNSVYFVSVKPPPGISVKVSPPILFFNRAGQKKSFTITVKLDNGITADSIEKDKYAFGWYTWSDGIHNVRSPMAVSVA
- the LOC105175717 gene encoding subtilisin-like protease SBT5.6, which codes for MNNQYYVVLIVSLLILLVNVSTSSAQRQVYIVYLGEHRHSHSHSGKQTWEEIEEMHHSYLQAVKGSKEEAKACIIYSYKNVINGFSALLTPQEAATISEMEGVISVFHSHPTKSRLHTTRSWDFMSLLEANWDATRQPINPGRFLRRAGYGKNVIVGVLDSGVWPESQSFNDEGMEPIPSSWKGICESGVAFNSSHCNRKLVGARYYLKSYEANFGPLDPKLDFRSPRDINGHGTHTSSTIGGRRVRNAAAIGGFGYGTATGGAPLVRLAIYKVCWPIPGQTPVEGNTCLDDDMLAAFDDAIADGVQVISVSIGRNTSTPYIQDGIAIGSLHAVKRNIVVACSAGNSGPTPFTVTNVAPWIITVGASSIDRVFSSPVLLGNGAQVQGQSITPFKKGTYPLVKHI